In the Leptotrichia sp. oral taxon 212 genome, one interval contains:
- a CDS encoding protein-ADP-ribose hydrolase, producing the protein MEKNKEQEKRLDYLLEEFKADSVEYKNIEIPEDINGKRSLLRSLMNVRMPKKMSGSVLKVQDEYLSVCAKEKGIVQFSDIPVIRGNVSIWQGDITRLEVDAIVNAANSQMLGCFIPMHTCIDNQIHTYAGIQLREECSYKMEELRNKYGSHYEQPISVPMITDAYNLPAKNVIHVVGPIVRNRITADLEQELADCYTNVLNMCMENNLKSVSFCCISTGVFRFPNKRAAEIAVKTVKKWSLEHPEAIERIIFNVFKEEDKKYYEEILR; encoded by the coding sequence ATGGAAAAGAATAAGGAGCAGGAGAAAAGGCTTGATTATCTTTTAGAAGAATTTAAAGCTGATTCTGTTGAATATAAAAATATAGAAATTCCAGAAGATATAAATGGGAAACGGTCTCTTTTAAGGTCTTTGATGAATGTGCGTATGCCTAAGAAAATGTCAGGTTCAGTTTTGAAGGTGCAGGATGAATATTTATCTGTCTGTGCTAAAGAAAAAGGTATTGTACAGTTTTCAGACATTCCCGTAATTAGAGGGAATGTTTCTATCTGGCAGGGAGATATTACAAGGCTTGAAGTGGATGCCATAGTAAATGCGGCAAATTCCCAGATGTTAGGATGTTTTATACCGATGCATACGTGCATTGATAATCAGATTCATACTTATGCAGGTATACAGCTTAGGGAAGAGTGCAGTTATAAAATGGAAGAATTAAGGAATAAATATGGAAGTCATTATGAACAGCCGATATCTGTTCCTATGATTACAGATGCTTACAATCTTCCAGCAAAAAATGTAATTCATGTAGTCGGACCGATAGTAAGAAATAGGATTACAGCAGATTTGGAGCAGGAATTGGCAGATTGCTATACAAATGTTTTAAATATGTGTATGGAAAATAATTTGAAAAGTGTGTCATTTTGCTGTATTTCAACTGGGGTATTCCGTTTTCCAAATAAAAGGGCGGCAGAAATTGCTGTAAAAACAGTTAAGAAATGGTCTTTGGAACATCCGGAAGCTATAGAACGAATAATTTTCAATGTTTTTAAAGAGGAGGATAAAAAATATTATGAAGAAATCTTACGATAA
- a CDS encoding Rrf2 family transcriptional regulator, producing MQISSRFTIALHIFTCVEVFKDEYRITSDFLAGSINTNPVIIRKILTKLKSAGLITVARGTGGIEVTKPLKEITFYDVYVAIEPLEDGELFNFHKNPNPKCPVGKNIHTLLDSKLENIRKAMENEMKKYTLENLKDEMQEFLGKKD from the coding sequence ATGCAGATATCAAGCAGATTTACGATAGCACTACATATTTTTACATGTGTAGAAGTATTTAAAGATGAGTACAGGATTACAAGTGATTTTCTTGCTGGAAGTATAAATACAAATCCTGTTATTATAAGGAAAATTTTGACAAAATTAAAAAGTGCAGGATTGATAACAGTTGCAAGAGGAACTGGAGGAATTGAAGTGACAAAACCTCTAAAGGAAATAACATTTTATGATGTATATGTGGCAATTGAGCCGCTGGAGGATGGTGAACTTTTCAATTTTCATAAAAATCCAAATCCAAAATGTCCTGTGGGAAAAAATATTCATACATTACTTGACAGTAAACTGGAAAACATACGGAAGGCTATGGAAAATGAAATGAAAAAATACACATTGGAAAATCTTAAAGATGAGATGCAGGAGTTTCTGGGGAAAAAAGATTAA